Within the Oryzias melastigma strain HK-1 linkage group LG8, ASM292280v2, whole genome shotgun sequence genome, the region TGGAGGGAAACGGGGTTTGCCACTTCTCCGTATTTCTTTTGAGTTCATTCGGAGTGACCGGGCAGCAGTTCTCATGTCAAACCCACTTGGATGTGGAGTCCCGCGCTGCCAGAGCGGTGTCAGCCAGCTGAACGGTCAGCTCTGGAGCAGCCGTGCCAGCTGCCTGGCTCCAACACAGCAAAATAATTACTCATGTCACGTTGAATGACTCGCATCGGTGGGTGCAGTCTTTCCATTTTCATCAATTCTGGCACACCTCCTGTATGTACatgcaaaagaaaatgaatactGAGTGCTAATTGATACAAAAGgtacaaataaaatatcaatcaTCCATCAATGACACATCAATAACTTTTCCTCTTTCAGtcaattttttaagttatgtttCTCAGTGTTTGTGCCAAAGTCCCCACTAGACTGCAAAGTCTGCCAAAACCAGCAGCAGCTGATGCAAAGATGCCCTTACCTGCCATCTTTCCAACCACTCAGCCAGATATCCCGCGCATCGGTCAAACGGCGAGGGCAGCACATCCTTCACGCCCGAACCTGCCACCTCCCACTGCctggaaatgctttaaaaaacctGCTGTTGCAGAAATATGAAGGTGTTTCTGTGCATTTGTTAAAAGAATTGTTTGTGAAGTGCTTGATATGTGAATTTATGAGTTTGGTGGTGGAAACAAAGTCGGTTTGCTTCAGTGTCGGTAAAGAGTCCTGACACTTTGGCCTGTGggatcatgtttttaaaagttaactgTTATAAGTTAAGGCATCTCATTGTGTTGTATAACTATGCAGTGACACAACTCGGagattgtaaacatttttccccccaaaactcTGTTTAAATGCATCgtgtgcttttaaaataatcatgaaaCACAATTAgacaatctaaaataaaaacaattttctctgaataaaaagaaaagctattttagattaatgtttaattcaacaaaaacaatactTTAATAATCCCTAGAGGGAAAAAATAGTATTTGTAACTCATTTTCCGAGATGAGTGGTTTTAGCTGAAGGCTGAAAGGATCTCCATTCCAATCAGTGTCACAGAGAAAGCCTAAAGAGGTTcagacattaaaaacaataaatcagaaTATGGTAATTGATGGGAATTTCTGGGGAcaactgtcattttttgacagtaTTTTTTGTAGAAATTAGCCAAGCTTGTGATTAAGGGACAGTATTGTAGTTTTGcatttggccactagggggcaaACTGTCCTTCAGGCTGTCAAGCACGCGTGCAGGTTTGTGTCATAGAttctgttgatttttattattttaaaaccaaaagtacttatattttaatgtattcaggaacattaaaatgtgtaagttttgactttttaaagctaaagatgcACTTTTGTTGTAGAGGTTTTCCAGGAACATaacctaaaaacctaaaatttaACCTAAAATTTAACTGGATgctgttttagcatttaaatgaataaatatacaTACCAGAATCCTCATTAATTATTGAAACTGAATCTTTTCCATCAAATATGATGTTTTGTTTGCACTTACAATAAGAAAATTGggcaaaaatgattaaaaagaagATAACTAAATACACTATATCTATTTCATACACActcacatacaaaaaaaagagcaaacagTACAAATTCATGCGTGCCAGATGAGGGTGTGATGCATATCTACTGCTCTACACTTCAGATACTGAGGAGAAAAGCCATCTGTCCAAGTTCCTCTAACACCCAACAGGAAAGGGTTTGAATAGTTTCAATCtaacacttaaaaagatgagaagtttatggtaaaaaataacattctcactgcattttttattcaagagaTGCAGGAACCAGtggtttcaaaaagaaaaaaagcatcaggCAAAAACTTAACTGgagatttaattgtttttaaagattaaaataaaaagtaacacaGAGTAAGAACAGATATAGTGCACTGTGATCTCTCAGTTTCCCcaaataacaaaagttaaaatattaaatagagATTTTGTTCCACTTCTGAAAGCAAACAGCTTGTCGTCATTCAAAACTAAACAATCTACACCCATCATGATGCAATGATGCAAGTAAAAGATACAAACTTTTGTCATGTTGACATGACTCagtgcattttactgttgcACACAGACTATTGgtgttttgtcttaaaaaaaaaacaatttcattaaaaagagaTCAGGAGGTGAACCTCATCAATCACATCCAAACATGATGTGTCAACAGTAACCTCTGACTCCAAACTTCCTAGACACGATGGCTCAACCAGGAATCTCCCAACTGGATTTGTcacaaaaaaggtgaaaaaatgtAGATCCAATACATCTATTTCTCATCAGCAAGCCACTCAGCTTTAGTCATAAAAACGATCCACTCTACATGTATAAACGTAGCTCTGTTCTCTGAGTGATTCAGTAAAGTTCACTTGAgtggttaaaaacaagttttgtctCAGTCTTTATCGTAGAACTTTAGATACAGTAAATGTGATACAGTATAGAATGAGAAATAGTTTTTAGAAAGAacataaatttgtgttttgtttcttcttctgcaggtgAGTTGTGAGTTGCAGAGATTCAAAGCTGCACTAATAGTTCTGGTAGAGAAAGCAGGAAGTAGATTCCGGATCATCAGGAGCTCCCGTCGCCATTTTTGGTCTTGAGCACCACCAGGCTGACCATGACGGGGATCAGGCAGATGGGAGTGATCACCAGGGCGAAGACGGTTGCTGGTGTGGGGTCACTGAACTCTTCTGTGGGACACTCCTTAAAATATGCGGAGTGAATatccacaaaaaaatcttccacCAGTGGGTTGGGCCACGGGATCTGAAGGCAGTCGGACATCTCTTCTGTGCAAAGGCTTAAGTTGCTGTATAAACTGAAGagtcagaaaaaacagaaatcacgTATTAGTGCATTTTGATGATCCATATAAATGGGCCTTTAAAATTGCTGcaagttttaataaatgaaaataaacttgtttaattcttgaaaatatagtcaaaaaccatctgcgtgctgccctctacaggttgaaatgatgtATTACATTTGAAATTTCAGAACTCTAACGTcaagatctgcagctccagctatgataccccaagccccgcccctctgactggatgtgggtggagtcagtcttcaacttccctgtttggttaccctttaaagttgACTGAGTTAGCTGAAATTTGACCCCCGTAAttatcccattgactgtataatcactggacatatgtcctcctctcgtgttccaaataggaagtatctgctggttcAAAGAAGGTCAAGATCCAAACGCCTTTTATTTAGAATTGTGTTATGGAAGTCACGGTGAAGGCTTTGGTATGATTTCACAatttcttgttttgtccagtgaaATAATATATGTCAACGCCCATAcactgggggagcggtgagctgcagacacagccgcgctctggaaccatttggtggttccAAACGATACTTTAATATATCAATTATAATTGATTTTTATCCTTATTTAAACGATTTTATAATATAGAGATCGATTAGAAACCTCGATCTGTTTCTATCGTAAGAATATAAACCATTCATCgattaatttgattaatcacacacccttaaccctttaacgccaaACGTATCATATTTCAGGAGATGGACACAGGCGGTTTTTGAAGAACTttcatgttaaatttaaaaaaggtttctgtAAGAAAAACATGATAATTTGGAGTGAAACATGAAAAGGAACTTTTACTGGGTTGattcaatgtgaaaaaaatgtaaatttcataAACTATGTTTTAGTAAAACCGTTTTGAAAATAATGTCAAATTATTATCAAATTTCATACAAGGATTTAAGACCATTTAACCCTATATTAGTCaactcgctagctcaatactgaggagctcgctagcatgctacagggaagcttgctagcatgctacagcagaggaGGTCGCTAGCACAATACAGAggaactcgctagctcgctgtagaggagcttgctagcatgctacagtggagcaaaCAAGCATTATACAGAGGAGCCGCTAGCATGACACAGAGGagccgctagcatgctacagtggagctcactagctcaatacagaagacctcgctagctcaatacagaagagctcgctagcatgctacagcggagctaaCTAGCTCAATGccgaggagctcgctagctcaatacagaagagctcgctatcTCACTGTAGAggagcatgctagcatgctacagtggagcttgctagcatgctacagaggagctcgctagctcaatacagaggagctcgctagttcACTGTacaggagcttgctagcatgctacagtggagctaacTAGCATGATACAGAGGagccgctagcatgctacagtggagctcactagctcaatacagaagacctcgctagctcaatacagtggagctcgctagcatactacagcggagctcactagctcaatgccgaggagctcgctagctcaatacagaggagcttgctaacatgctacagaggagctcgctagcatgctatagcgAAGCTCGCTAGGATGCTTCAGAAGAgattgctagcttgctacagcagagctcgctagctcagtacagcagagctcactatcTCACTGTAGAggagcatgctagcatgctacagtggagctaactagcatgctacagaggagccgcAAGCATGCCACACTGGAGCttactagctcaatacagaagagctcactagctcaatacagtggagctcgctagcatgctacagcggagctcactagctcaatgcCGAGGAGCTCGCTacctcaatacagaggagctcgctagttcACTGTacaggagcttgctagcatgctacagtggagctcgctagcattcTACAGAGAAGCCGCTAGCATACCACAGCGGCGTTtcctagcttgctacagaagagctcattagcatgctacagaggtgCCACTTACaggctacagcggagcttgctagcacgctacactgtccaccgggcgactggctagcgtagcgagctaacctactgagtccccacttaacCCAATGTGgtcaaacacaggtggagccaccacagaaactgcggacaaaccccaTTTGGGTCCACATTTATGTCCACTTttgaaccatatggggcccacttggccttagGCAGGGAAGTTCAAAAGATTagcattttctgtcaattatttaATGGTTCAGCCTTTACAGAGTGAGGAAAATCTTTTGTGCAACACTGAAAATAACTCACCTGTTCACGTTACCCCAGACACACCAGTCCGTTGTGTTCATTAAGTCCATCGCATAGTTAAACTTGGGCAGACATGAATGTTCAAAGAGGGCAGAAAGACAATCCATTGTTGGCCCTCCGAAAACCTCCTCACAAATGCCGCAAAGCGATTCACAAATTTGCCCGCTTCCACAAGTCACTagaacaaaaccacaaaaagaaaataagaacaaaaacagaataattataataaaaatagtaataattcCACCTACCAGTGGACTCGTTTGTGGCTGCAGTCGCTAAaggaagagaaacaaaaagacattttcagaaTTACTACATCATTGTAGCTAAATGAGTCTTTTTCCTTGTTGCAGCTCATGAATTCTTTTCTCCACCAAGACAGGAATCCATCTGCAGATGGAAGACCACACACTCACCAGagagaaaggagaggaataCCCCAAAGAAACCAAGTGCTCCCTTCATGTCAGACAGAACCAGTAAAGGTGCGTTTCCCCCAGATCTAAGCGTGTCAGACCTCTTAAGCAAGGCATGCCAGGaaacaaaacaggaaggaaTGGGCGCAGTGTCGTCTTCGGTCACCAGATGTCCAAACAATGTTCCCCGCTGCTACCAGATGTTCCTGAAGGATCTGTCTGATGGCCCTGCACCTTGGCAGCAGCTCGTCCTTCTCCAGAGCAAGTTTTCCTTCCTCTTTTTGAAAGGGGTGGAGGCTGCAAAGATCTCCATTCTCCCTAAATAAAAGGAGCACACCCAAGCTGGGGCTGGACGCACATCTGAAAACCCTTTACTCTTTAACTCTTGTTCTGCTTTTTAGTCTCAGTTTCTCACAGTGGAAGGCCTGGCCAGCGCTCAGCATGTGATTTATTTGCCTTTTGGGCTGCCTCTGCCAAATAGGAAACATAAGTAAACATTTAGGGGCTTAGCGTTTTTTGGGAGGATGTAGGGTGTGCTGTGCAGGACGCCACCATTTCATATTTAGGTTAATCTCACTGGAGTGGCCAGCTGTTGTGTCGGAGGCGGTACATTGTCATCAGTATATTTGAAGCTGTTTCAcaataaatcttgtaaatttgtgtCACAGAGACCAACATCTGTTTGCCCGAGCCGCGTTATGATTTAGTAATGACATCAGGAAATGTGTCTTTTcatgggaggagctgcaggaaaagAAGGGTGGTGGTTGGGGGGGGGACAGTCGGGGTAAAGAGGAAGGCACAGGATGAGGAACAGCGAGAGGGGCGCCGCTTGCAAGACTCTCGGTTGTTTCACAACTGGGAGTTCACGCACGGACCAACAGACGTCGCGTGGGGTAAAATGACGAACAAATTCAGGACGTCGAGCCAGgtggggggtggtggtggtggttctGGGGGgctgtttttaaagaaaggttTCAGTTAACCTCTAACCTCCGAAACCATTGTGGGCCTCCTGTCGACTGCTGTTGACCCCCCCCTCGCCATGTTTCGTAAAGACCTCCTCCGGAGTTTGTCTTGGACTCTcgagttaaaaacaaagagacgTCTTGGCGGAAAACCTCTTCTGTAAACGCCACGGACAGGTTCGTCGGTTCCAGGccaaacaaatgtttggaaaaagtGGTCCAAAACAATCCCTCAGCGCACATATTTATGTGAGCCCGGCCGAACGAAACTCAAATAgaattttattcattcatttgagcagaaaaaacattttttcatatatttttaagcttaCCAGAGACGTTAACCCCTTAATACCCGCCGTCTCAAATATGCGACGAACCAAATTAACTATAAAATGTAGcatttaattaaaagtaaaaatgtattttttcctagatggaaataaattcaaacgTTAAGAAGTCTTTGATTTAAGATTGTTGGGTTGCTTCTTTGTTAGGCTCACAAATCCCAGTTGAGTGtcaataaaataagaaattaaagGAGATTATTCTACTTGTTGCCTAAAACAAGCTGTTAAGAAACTTAACTCTCAATAAAGTTtagtttaacacatttttttaaagggaagtCCTCACTGCATCCTCTCTAAAAAAAGTCTctcaaacaacaaaactaaGAGTTTCATGATATTTTTAGTGTCCATCAggaacataaaatgaaattagaAAACCTCAAATAAATTTGTCTTGTATTCAATTATAGAAGAAATGGATCAGATAAATCATCGACTTACCACACATGAGAAGTGTTATGAAACACCCAGAAAGCACAAGAGGGAATCTGGTGAGGGTCATTTTGTCTAACGCGGTGTTCATCTTCCCTGTGAGTAAGGGTAATGTATCTCAACCTTTCTGCAGGAAGGCTCTAGAAACAACAGGAAGCCCTCATTTCCTAGTATGGGCGGATTCACCAAACGGTGCAAAGGGGTCTGATAATGTTGCATTGTATGTATTCCACTCTACAAATATCTCTTTTGTTTCACTCTGAATATTAAGAATAGAACTGAATGTACAGTTTGGACAGAAATCCTCATGTGTGTACTGAATGTACTCCTCTTCTGACAAGCGCCCCCTTTTTCCTGGACGTTTTGACGTCGGGTGGTGGTGCACAGAGGTGGCAGGGACACCCGGTTTGAAACTGAAGAGCTTGCTTAAGTCATTGAAGGATGAGTCTTCTGTCTCAGCTGCTGCGCTTGGAAAAGATCCAGACAGCAGAAGCCAAAATTGTttccacatttctttttttttttttttacaaggtcttgaaatctttgcaaaattcagattttccactaataaaatgtggtttttaaataaaatcctgacttgtatttcattttttgctattttatttgttgtttttatcagcACATCTTCAATATCTTCATCCAAATCTGAAGAAAAGTTCCCAAATCAACAGGAATCTTAGAAACTCACCTCCTAAACTGTCTTTTGACACTTCATTATCAGCTTGTTGCTGCCGGCGGCTGCTTTTAAATTGCCAAACGTGCTTTGTTGACTGAAATATGATCACGTTCACAaaccaaaagcataaataatacCTGGAGCGTGTATGGTGTAAATGTGAGGAGCGGAGAAAAGAAACGTAATGTGTTCTGTGatgttgtaaatgtttgtcttaATGTAGGATgagttaaaagaaagaaatggcAGCAGAAGAGTGCCATCTTGTGTGTTCCAGAAGTATCGCCTCCACATTTGGATGCTCATTAACTTTTatcacctaaaaaaataaaataaattaattgaaaacttaaaaaaaaatcttaaaaaccccTGGAACAATGAGATATAACAgactttttggtttaaaaaattcaaattttatatattaaatgacaggaatcttattttgaaaatcaaattatATACATTTACAAATTAGATTATTTCTAACACTGCAGCAAAATGTTAGatatgttgtgattttttttatttttattaacttttttcatccaaaattaataaaactgatgGAGTAAGCtcatttacagctttaaaaaatgttctaagaAATGCAAAATCTATTAGAACAATGAGATTTGACAGACTTTATGGTTGAAATGAATGTTTATATGGTGGAATAAAGATATGaatccaaataaaaacagtttacctccaattttgttaaaagaaaacattaatttgGTAAAAAGATTAAAGGCTTATTCATGCAATGACAggaatcttattttgaaaatcaaattatttacatttacaagttagaaaattCTTCCCAGAACATtagatgttttgtgtttttaatttttattaacttttatcattcacatttaatttaaaaaatgcatggaCTAAGCTCATtgacagctttaaaaatatattctaaaaagtgcaaaaactcCTGGAACACTGAGATTTGACAGACTTTATGTTGAAATGAATGTTTATACGGTGGGATAAAAGATATGaatccaaataaaaacagttttgccACCAAATTTGTTTAATAAACACTAATAGTTTGGTTTCAAAAATTAACACATAGTTTGAAAATCACATGAtaaaaatttacaaattaaataattcataaaacgGCAACAAAATattagatgtgtttttttatttttactttttttaatgtttattgaaTTGTATCATCCAAAATGAATACAATACTAGGACTATACTCATttggaacttaaaaaaaatgttgtaagaAGTGCATAAACTCCCTGAACAATAACATTTGGCAgacttttttgttgaaattaatGTCTATGTTGTTGGATTAGAGATGTGAATCCAAAATTGCttaacaaaacactaaaaatttgttttaaaaaaataaaaaaccttatACATGCAGTAACagggctcttattttgaaaataaaatgatatacaTCTACAAATTAAACTCCAACAAAACAttagatgatttttttgtattagttGGATATATGATGTCATTAAACTATCACTGGATTTTCTCGAAACTATaacatattttagtttaaaaaaaaaaaagtcatggaTGAAAATGCGACGAGCTCCCTCTGCAGGAGAAACGGTGAATTGCAGCCAAATATTGAGGCATGTCCAAAGGAATGTTGGGAAATGGAGGGCTGGTAACCAATTAGGTATTTTCTGAAACTgtatattaaatttaaacaaaatattgtgaaattataaaaataaaataaaataaaatcaattttatatatttttttattttatcaatttgaATGTCAATTACTGCCACACATCCATACactttgatatatattttttattttagccagtgaaatatacattttcttatttattaatatttttttaatagcttaTCCTGGTGAAGCAGAGCAGTca harbors:
- the ramp2 gene encoding receptor activity-modifying protein 2 isoform X1, whose product is MNTALDKMTLTRFPLVLSGCFITLLMCATAATNESTVTCGSGQICESLCGICEEVFGGPTMDCLSALFEHSCLPKFNYAMDLMNTTDWCVWGNVNSLYSNLSLCTEEMSDCLQIPWPNPLVEDFFVDIHSAYFKECPTEEFSDPTPATVFALVITPICLIPVMVSLVVLKTKNGDGSS
- the ramp2 gene encoding receptor activity-modifying protein 2 isoform X2, whose amino-acid sequence is MKGALGFFGVFLSFLSATAATNESTVTCGSGQICESLCGICEEVFGGPTMDCLSALFEHSCLPKFNYAMDLMNTTDWCVWGNVNSLYSNLSLCTEEMSDCLQIPWPNPLVEDFFVDIHSAYFKECPTEEFSDPTPATVFALVITPICLIPVMVSLVVLKTKNGDGSS